The nucleotide window CCGGGTCGGGGACATCGCCCAGGTCCAGGACCGTTCCCTCCACGGGGGAGACGATCCGGACCTGGCGGTCCGTTGCGGGGTGGGACATGACAGGTTCCTTTCGCTGGCACGGGGGCACCGCGGCACAGGCGGTGGGTCTGGGTGGGGTGGGAGGAGGCGCCAGGCCTCCGATGCGGCGCCGATCCCGGTCGTGCGCCGTCGGTCGTCGTCAGCCGTTGTCAGCTGATCAGCGCCAGGGCCTCGTAGGGGCCCAGGGTCAGGCTCCCCGCGGCGGGAGCCCGGTCGAGGCGCTCGCGGTCCTCGGTGTTGGTCAGGAGCACCTGTGCTCCGGCGAGGTCCCGGGGGACCTCGACACTGGTCTCATGTCCGCGGAAGTTGCACAGCACCAGCAGGCGCGTGCCGTCCAGCTCGCGGGTGTAGGCCAGGACGTCGGGGTGCTCGGCGGCCCAGGGCTCGTAGCGGCCGTGGGCGATCACGGGGTACTGCTTGCGCAGGGCCACCAGGCGGCGGTAGTAGGGCAGGATCACCCCCTCGCGCTCCTGGTCGGCGACGTTGATGCGCTCCTGGTTAGTGGGTCGCAGCCAGGGGGTGCCCTGGGTGAAGCCCGCGCCCGGGGAGGAGTCCCACTGCATGGGGGTGCGGGCATTGTCCCGGGCCTTGGCGTGGACGGTGGCGAAGGCCTCGCCCGGCTCCATCCCCCCGGCGATGAGCTCGTCGTAGGCGTTGCGGGCCTCGACGTCGACATAGTCCTCGATGGTGAGGTAGTCGGGGTCGGTCATGCCGATCTCCTCGCCCATGTAGATGTAGGGCGTGCCGCGCAGCAGGTGGATGGCGGTGGCCAGCATGGTGGCCGATCGGGCGTGGTAGTGGTGGGGGTCGGCGAAGCGGTCGATGGCGCGGGGCTGGTCGTGGTTGTTCCAGAACAGGGCGTTCCACCCCCCGCCGTCCTGCATGCCGGTGGCCCACTGGTCGATGATGCGCTTGAGGGCGGCCAGGTCGTAGGGCATGCGCGTCCACTTGGCGCCGCCCGCGTAGTCGACCTTGAGGTGGTGGAAGCTGAAGACCATGTCCAGCTCCCGGTTGTCCGGGTTGGAGTAGCCCACGCAGGCCTCGACGCTGGTGGAGGACATCTCCCCCACGGTCACGGCCTCGGGGTCCTGACCGAAGCTGGCGGCGGCCAGCTCGCGCAGGTAGTCGTGGACGAGGGGGCCGTCGGTGTACATGGCGCGGTCGTCGGTTCCGGCCGGGGCATCGCGCAGCACCTCGTCCTTGCCGATGAGGTTGATGACGTCGAAGCGGAAGCCGCGCACGCCCCGGGCGCGCCAGAAGTTGACCACACGGGCGGCCTCGGCGCGCACAGCGGGGTTGCGCCAGTTGAGGTCGGCCTGCGTGGTGTCGAACAGGTGCAGGTAGTACAGCCCGGTCTGCCCGAAGGGGGCCCAGGCCGGGCCGCCGAACTTCGAGACCCAATTGGTCGGGGCCGAGCCGTCCTCCTTGGCCGGGCGCAGGATGTAGTAGTCCTGGTAGTGCGGGTCGCCGGCCAGGGCGCGCTGGAACCACTCATGCTCGGTGGAGGTGTGGTTGAGGACCATGTCGAGCATGACGCCGACGCCGCGCTGGGCCAGCGCGGCGACCATCTCATCGAAGTCCTCCATGGTGCCCATGGCCGGGTCGATGGCGCAGTAGTCGGACACGTCGTAGCCGTTGTCGTTGCCCGGGGAGGGGAAGAAAGGGTTGAGCCAGACCATGTCCACGCCCAGGGAGGCGATGTAGTCGGCCTTGTCAATGATGCCGCGCAGGTCGCCGACGCCATTGCCGGTGGTGTCCTTGAAGGACTTGGGATAGATCTGGTACACGACCTTGTCGTGGAAGGACATGGGGCTGCTCTCCTGGGGGAAGGCTGGAGGCCCGGGGCGGACACCCACCCGAACCGCTTGTGCACACAAGTATGCACTTGTGTGCACAAGCGGGGAAGGGTTGCGTCCTATGACCCGCGACACATCCACTCAGGGGCGCAGCCCGCTCCTGGAATCACCACCGGGCCGTGTACCCGGTGGGCCCTCTGGGCGCACCGGTTGCACGGCCCGGCACAGGGGCCGACCCGCGCCTGCGACACCAGCGCCTCAGGCGCAGCCGAACAGGGCCCTGGCCTGCGCCGCCAGGATCACCGAGCCCACGATGAGCACGCCCGAGGCCGTCATCGGGGCATCGAAGCCCTCGGACAGCGAGACCGCCTGCTCCACCCCCTCCCCCAGGGTCTCAGCGACCACGACGCGCTCAGCGCCATAGACCTCCCGGGCGATCTCGGCCAGATCGGCGACCTCCATGGCCCGCGGCGTATCGATGGGCACGCACACGACGGCATCGGTCACCGGCTCCAGACCCGCCAGGATCCCCTCGACATCCTTATCGGCCATCGCGCCCACCACGGCCACCAGATGACGGAAGCCGAAGACCTCCTCCACCGCCGCCACCAGGGCCTCGACCCCATGCGGATTGTGGGCGGCGTCGACCAGCACCGAGGGCGAGGAGCGCAGCACCTCCAGGCGCCCGGGGCTGGTCACTGAGGACAGGCCCTCCTCCACCACCCGCGGCGCCAGCGCCGAGCCGCCGAAGACCGCCTCGGCGGCCGCCAGGGCCAGCAGGGCGTTGTGGGCCTGGTACTCCCCGTGCAGGGGCACGAAGACATCCTGGTAGACCGCCGCGGGCGTGCGCAGCGTGACCAGCTGGCCGCCGACCGCCACCTGACGCTCCCCCACCTCCATGGTGCCCGGCCCCGCCTCAGCGGGATCCTCCTGGGGGTCGAGCTCGCGCCACTCCACCGCGCGGTGCGCAGCCAGCGCCGCCTCGATCTCGGCGCGCACCTCCGGGACCTGGTGGGCGGTGACGAGCCAGCCGCCCTCCTTGATGACACCCGCCTTCTCCGCGGCAATCCGGCTCAGGGAGGCGCCCAGCCAGCGCTCATGGTCTCGCCCCACCGGCGTGATGACGGCGATATCGGCGGGGATGACATTGGTGGCGTCCCAGCGCCCGCCCATGCCCACCTCGATGATGGCCACATCCACGGGATGGTCGGCGAAGGCCGCCAGGGCCATGACCGTGAGCACCTCGAAGAAGGACAGGCGCGGCCCGCCGGCGGCCTGGGAGCGCTCATCGACCATCTCGATATAGGGGGCCACGTCCTCCCAGGCGGCGATGAAGCCCTCGGGGCTGATCGGCTCGCCGTCCAGGGCGATGCGCTCGCGGATGGAGGCCAGGTGGGGGGAGGTGAAGCGGCCGGTGCGCATACCGGTGGCCGCCAGGAGGCGCTCGGCCATGCGGGCCGTCGAGGTCTTGCCGTTGGTGCCGGTGATATGGACGGTGCGGTAGCCGCGCTCGGGATTGCCCAGGATGTCCAGGACCATCTCGACCCGCTCCAGGGAGGGCTGGACCTGGTGCTCGGGGGCGCGGGCCAGGATCTGGGCCTCGACCTGGCGCATGCGCTCGGCGACCTCGATGGAGCGCGCGGCCTCCTGGAGCTCGCGGCGGTGGACCTCCTCCTCGCTGAGCCCGGGGGCGGGGGCCTCGGGCAGCTGGGGCTCCCAGGACTCCCAGTCGTCGCTGTCATCGGCGTCGGCCTGGGCCAGGAGCTCCTCGAGGCGGTCCATGTCCCCTCCGGGGATGAGGTTGGCCGCCACCAGGGCGCGCAGCGCCTCGCGGTCCTCCTGCTCCTGGGCCTCGGCGGCGGCCTGGGCCTCCAGCGCCTCCTGCTCGGCCTCGGTCAGGGACATCCTGGCGCCCTCGGTGCCCGCAGCCTCCAGGTAGGGCAGGAGCTCGGGGTCGATGCCCTCCGCCCCCCCGGCTCCCGGCGCTCCGACGCCCTGCCCGAAGACGGCGTCGACGACCTCCTCACCGGTGGCCCCCCTGGGGATGCCGAAGGCCGCTCCCGGGTGGTCGGCCCCGTCCTCGGGCCGGTTCTTCTCTTGACTCATCGCGGCATCCTCCCTCTGCACGCCTGCCTGGGCCCGTGCACACTACCGCACCCCGGCACCCCGCCCCTGGAGCACACCGGCGCCCGCTCGGAAGCAGCCCTGCCAGCGCCGAGACCTCATCCCTGCTCGGGCCCTCCTCAGCAGGGCGATGGGGACGACGGGCTGCACGGGATCGCAGGACCCGCCCCACCCAGGCCGCCCCGGTTGCTGCACATCTTCAGCCCGGCCCGATGGAGCAGATCCGCGGAATCCTGCGGGCCAGCCGAGACTGGCAGGTGGATCGGCGCCTGAAGATGTGCAGCGGCGCTCCGGCGCCGTCCGCCCTGGGGTGACAGGCTTGCGCAGCGGCCACCGACCTGGGAGCGTCGGAGGGCCGGGCACCTCACCGGGCTCGCCGCAGTGCCGCGCACAGGGGGTCACATGCACTACTACAGCCACTACCACTCGCCTCTGGGGCCCATGACGATGGCCAGCGACGGCGAGCACCTGACCGGCCTGTGGTTCGACGGGCAGAAGCACGATCGCGCCACCCTCGACGATCACTCCGTGCAGGACGAGGACCTGCCGATCCTCCAGGAGACCCGGCGGTGGCTGGACGCCTACTTCAGCGGGTCGGCCGGAGACCCGCAGCCCTCCTCACAGCTCCCCACTGCCCCGGCCCTGGCCG belongs to Actinomyces capricornis and includes:
- the treC gene encoding alpha,alpha-phosphotrehalase gives rise to the protein MSFHDKVVYQIYPKSFKDTTGNGVGDLRGIIDKADYIASLGVDMVWLNPFFPSPGNDNGYDVSDYCAIDPAMGTMEDFDEMVAALAQRGVGVMLDMVLNHTSTEHEWFQRALAGDPHYQDYYILRPAKEDGSAPTNWVSKFGGPAWAPFGQTGLYYLHLFDTTQADLNWRNPAVRAEAARVVNFWRARGVRGFRFDVINLIGKDEVLRDAPAGTDDRAMYTDGPLVHDYLRELAAASFGQDPEAVTVGEMSSTSVEACVGYSNPDNRELDMVFSFHHLKVDYAGGAKWTRMPYDLAALKRIIDQWATGMQDGGGWNALFWNNHDQPRAIDRFADPHHYHARSATMLATAIHLLRGTPYIYMGEEIGMTDPDYLTIEDYVDVEARNAYDELIAGGMEPGEAFATVHAKARDNARTPMQWDSSPGAGFTQGTPWLRPTNQERINVADQEREGVILPYYRRLVALRKQYPVIAHGRYEPWAAEHPDVLAYTRELDGTRLLVLCNFRGHETSVEVPRDLAGAQVLLTNTEDRERLDRAPAAGSLTLGPYEALALIS
- a CDS encoding bifunctional folylpolyglutamate synthase/dihydrofolate synthase; this encodes MSQEKNRPEDGADHPGAAFGIPRGATGEEVVDAVFGQGVGAPGAGGAEGIDPELLPYLEAAGTEGARMSLTEAEQEALEAQAAAEAQEQEDREALRALVAANLIPGGDMDRLEELLAQADADDSDDWESWEPQLPEAPAPGLSEEEVHRRELQEAARSIEVAERMRQVEAQILARAPEHQVQPSLERVEMVLDILGNPERGYRTVHITGTNGKTSTARMAERLLAATGMRTGRFTSPHLASIRERIALDGEPISPEGFIAAWEDVAPYIEMVDERSQAAGGPRLSFFEVLTVMALAAFADHPVDVAIIEVGMGGRWDATNVIPADIAVITPVGRDHERWLGASLSRIAAEKAGVIKEGGWLVTAHQVPEVRAEIEAALAAHRAVEWRELDPQEDPAEAGPGTMEVGERQVAVGGQLVTLRTPAAVYQDVFVPLHGEYQAHNALLALAAAEAVFGGSALAPRVVEEGLSSVTSPGRLEVLRSSPSVLVDAAHNPHGVEALVAAVEEVFGFRHLVAVVGAMADKDVEGILAGLEPVTDAVVCVPIDTPRAMEVADLAEIAREVYGAERVVVAETLGEGVEQAVSLSEGFDAPMTASGVLIVGSVILAAQARALFGCA